In Chloroflexota bacterium, one genomic interval encodes:
- a CDS encoding cupin domain-containing protein has protein sequence MDTISLASELTVLAPDGSEIRELVAVSGGSMVHCTLPSGATSAAVRHRTVEEVWYFLQGRGQVWRKSESAESVVDVQPGTSLNITVGTHFQFRNTRDEPLQFIIVTIPPWPGEDEAVRVEDYWDVR, from the coding sequence ATGGATACAATTTCACTAGCAAGCGAACTTACTGTGCTCGCGCCGGATGGCTCCGAGATACGCGAACTCGTCGCCGTGAGCGGTGGCAGCATGGTTCATTGCACACTGCCAAGCGGCGCGACATCAGCCGCCGTAAGGCACCGCACCGTCGAAGAAGTCTGGTACTTCCTGCAAGGTCGAGGTCAAGTCTGGCGCAAGAGCGAGTCCGCGGAATCCGTCGTGGATGTACAGCCGGGCACCTCCCTAAACATCACAGTCGGCACGCACTTCCAATTCCGCAACACCAGAGACGAACCCCTGCAATTCATCATAGTTACCATCCCACCTTGGCCCGGCGAAGACGAAGCCGTGCGAGTGGAAGATTACTGGGATGTGCGCTAG
- a CDS encoding DNA polymerase IV, which translates to MADEVKHMRHILHADFDAFYASVEQLDRPHLRGKPVVVGGSAEGRGVVASASYEAREFGVRSAMPMRTAQRLCPQAIRVGARFERYREISRDVMSIFRDLTPLVEPLSLDEAYLDVTAVVEDDNQPAEIAAALKRRVKNELGLTISIGVATTKSVAKIASDMDKPDGLTVVAPGEERVFLAPLPIRDLWGVGPKTAERLIAAGIETISDIAECDADWLRENFGKHGEQMQRFACGIDDSPVVVSRETKSVSAETTFAQDIGDPDALQEVVDRLSQRVAQQLRRKQLQGRTVKLKLRLSDFTTFTRQRTLPYSVQSATDLSQPAGELLRAELYGRRRFRLIGVGVSGFEQSEAHPEEPRQLRFTGFG; encoded by the coding sequence ATGGCGGATGAGGTCAAGCACATGCGCCATATACTTCACGCAGACTTCGACGCCTTCTACGCGTCCGTCGAACAGCTGGACAGACCGCACTTACGCGGCAAGCCGGTCGTTGTCGGCGGCAGCGCAGAAGGGCGTGGCGTAGTCGCGTCCGCATCTTACGAGGCGCGCGAATTTGGCGTGCGCTCCGCAATGCCGATGCGAACCGCGCAGCGGTTATGTCCCCAAGCAATCCGCGTTGGCGCGCGATTTGAACGATACCGTGAAATATCGCGCGATGTGATGTCCATATTCCGCGACCTGACGCCACTCGTTGAGCCACTCTCGCTAGATGAAGCGTATCTCGATGTAACCGCTGTCGTGGAAGATGACAACCAGCCCGCCGAAATCGCAGCCGCGCTCAAACGCCGCGTCAAGAACGAGCTAGGTCTGACCATATCGATCGGCGTGGCGACAACCAAATCCGTCGCCAAGATAGCGTCCGACATGGACAAGCCGGACGGTCTGACCGTCGTGGCGCCGGGGGAAGAGCGGGTATTCCTCGCGCCGCTGCCGATACGCGACCTGTGGGGTGTCGGACCGAAGACCGCCGAACGGCTCATAGCGGCTGGTATTGAGACCATCTCGGACATCGCAGAGTGCGACGCGGACTGGCTGCGGGAGAATTTTGGTAAGCATGGCGAGCAGATGCAGCGGTTCGCGTGTGGCATTGACGACAGCCCAGTCGTTGTCAGCCGCGAGACAAAGTCCGTCAGCGCAGAAACGACATTCGCACAGGACATCGGAGACCCGGACGCGCTTCAAGAGGTGGTGGACCGTCTTAGCCAGCGTGTCGCGCAGCAACTGCGGCGCAAGCAACTGCAAGGGCGCACGGTCAAGCTCAAGCTGCGCCTGTCGGACTTCACGACATTCACCCGTCAGCGCACGCTGCCGTACTCGGTACAATCTGCCACAGACCTGTCGCAGCCCGCCGGCGAACTGCTGCGCGCCGAACTATACGGGCGTAGGCGTTTTAGGCTTATTGGTGTTGGCGTGTCCGGCTTCGAACAATCCGAGGCGCATCCCGAAGAGCCGCGCCAACTCAGATTCACGGGTTTTGGCTGA
- a CDS encoding thiamine pyrophosphate-binding protein, whose translation MPRMTGKRALMEMLRAEGVEYIFGNPGTSEGPILDELEDYPGIRYMLTTQEGAAMGMADAYARHRGEPAFVNLHIETGLANGISLLANSAEGNTPLVLTSANKDIRKLAEGRTNLVEMVSQFCKWSAEVTHPEQVPSVMRRAFNEAKTPPMGPVYVAFSANALDDEAEVSIVPSHKTYSRTAPDANAIDEAANILAGSANPVLIVGDGVGRSHASGEAARLAETLGAKVYASFYSHVNFPTSHPQYLGMANPTMPDDKALLADADAVVAVGTPVFPGYFYFSGSVLNPEVNLIHIDADSTHIGRTEPTEVGIVADPRTAMSALADALELRMSGAAREAAIGRAASVAEEKAAQQAAWQARLESRKDINPMSAERMMTEIAAALPDDAIVVDDSVTTRTSIFGALDFDEPGSLIGITGGALGWGMGGTMGAKMANPDRPVIGIIGDGSAMMTVQALWTAANSDIPVVYVICNNRAYRVLKLNMNLYKREILGEEIPQSEYIAMDFPTPFDIAAIANAMGVHGIKISDPTEIAPALRDAIALGKPAVLDISIDGAV comes from the coding sequence ATGCCAAGAATGACGGGAAAGCGCGCGCTTATGGAAATGCTCCGGGCGGAAGGCGTCGAGTATATTTTCGGCAATCCGGGCACGAGCGAAGGGCCGATCCTCGACGAGTTGGAGGACTACCCGGGCATTCGCTACATGCTCACCACGCAGGAAGGTGCGGCGATGGGCATGGCGGACGCGTATGCCCGCCATCGCGGCGAGCCTGCGTTCGTCAACTTGCACATCGAGACCGGCCTAGCCAACGGTATTAGCCTGCTCGCCAACTCCGCCGAGGGCAACACACCGCTCGTCCTGACTTCCGCGAACAAGGACATCCGCAAGCTCGCCGAGGGGCGCACGAATCTTGTGGAGATGGTCAGCCAATTCTGCAAGTGGAGCGCCGAGGTAACACACCCGGAGCAAGTGCCGAGCGTGATGCGCCGCGCATTCAACGAGGCGAAGACGCCGCCGATGGGTCCCGTGTATGTCGCCTTCTCCGCGAACGCGCTGGACGATGAAGCGGAAGTGAGCATAGTGCCGTCGCACAAGACATACTCGCGCACTGCCCCCGATGCGAACGCTATTGACGAAGCCGCGAACATCCTCGCAGGCTCCGCGAATCCGGTGCTGATTGTCGGCGACGGTGTAGGGCGATCCCACGCATCCGGGGAGGCAGCGCGCCTAGCCGAGACACTTGGCGCGAAGGTTTATGCCAGCTTCTACTCGCATGTGAACTTCCCGACCAGTCATCCACAGTATCTCGGCATGGCAAACCCCACCATGCCGGATGACAAGGCGCTGCTGGCGGACGCGGACGCCGTCGTAGCGGTCGGCACGCCGGTATTCCCGGGGTACTTCTACTTTTCGGGCAGCGTGCTGAATCCGGAAGTAAACTTGATTCACATAGACGCGGACTCCACGCATATAGGCAGGACTGAGCCGACAGAAGTTGGTATCGTCGCAGACCCGCGCACTGCTATGTCCGCACTCGCCGATGCGCTCGAACTGCGAATGAGCGGCGCGGCAAGAGAGGCGGCGATAGGACGCGCCGCATCGGTCGCTGAAGAGAAGGCAGCGCAGCAAGCGGCTTGGCAGGCGCGGCTCGAATCGCGTAAGGACATCAATCCGATGTCCGCCGAGCGCATGATGACCGAGATTGCAGCCGCACTGCCCGACGACGCGATTGTCGTTGATGATTCCGTTACCACACGCACGTCCATATTTGGCGCGCTGGATTTCGATGAACCGGGCAGTTTGATAGGAATCACCGGCGGCGCGCTCGGCTGGGGAATGGGCGGCACGATGGGTGCGAAGATGGCGAATCCCGATAGGCCAGTTATCGGCATAATCGGCGACGGCAGCGCGATGATGACCGTACAAGCACTGTGGACGGCCGCGAACTCCGACATTCCGGTTGTCTATGTCATTTGCAACAATCGCGCGTATCGGGTGCTCAAGTTGAACATGAACCTGTACAAACGCGAAATCTTGGGCGAAGAAATTCCCCAAAGCGAGTATATCGCCATGGATTTCCCCACACCATTCGACATCGCCGCAATCGCGAACGCAATGGGCGTGCACGGCATCAAGATATCCGACCCCACCGAAATCGCCCCAGCCTTGCGCGACGCTATCGCGCTAGGCAAGCCGGCCGTGCTAGACATATCCATAGACGGCGCTGTATAG
- a CDS encoding MoxR family ATPase: protein MAQTLQRPLLIEGRAGVGKTEIANVMARLLDTRLIRLQCYEGLDVSTALYEWNYQRQMLWIKLNENAETSVQQREEEIFSESFLLKRPLLAALTEPEKQPVLLIDEVDRADEEFEAFLLEVLSEFQATIPEIGTIRAQHPPFVVLTSNRTRDLSDALRRRCLYLWIDYPDIDKELRIVRAKVDGIEDKLARQVVRFVDSARRTGLDKVPGIAETLDWARAMVVLHLDHLDYEAVDRTLGAIIKDADDLERFRKQSIEEILAKI, encoded by the coding sequence ATGGCACAGACGCTCCAACGCCCGCTGCTCATTGAAGGACGCGCCGGTGTGGGCAAGACCGAGATCGCCAATGTGATGGCGCGCCTGCTGGACACGCGTCTCATCCGCCTGCAGTGCTACGAAGGATTGGATGTTTCTACCGCGCTGTACGAATGGAATTACCAGCGCCAGATGCTATGGATAAAGCTGAACGAGAACGCCGAAACTTCCGTGCAACAACGCGAGGAGGAAATCTTCAGTGAGTCGTTCTTGCTCAAGCGCCCGCTGCTCGCCGCGCTAACCGAGCCTGAAAAGCAGCCCGTGCTGCTGATTGACGAAGTTGACCGCGCCGACGAAGAATTCGAGGCATTCCTGCTTGAAGTGCTGTCCGAGTTTCAAGCTACGATACCGGAAATTGGCACGATACGGGCGCAGCACCCGCCGTTCGTCGTGCTCACTTCTAATCGCACGCGCGACCTCTCGGACGCGCTCCGCCGCCGATGTCTGTATCTGTGGATAGACTACCCGGACATCGACAAGGAACTGCGCATCGTCCGCGCGAAGGTGGACGGCATCGAAGATAAGCTTGCGCGGCAGGTCGTGCGCTTCGTGGACAGCGCGCGCCGCACAGGGCTGGACAAAGTGCCCGGCATCGCCGAAACGCTCGACTGGGCGCGCGCCATGGTCGTGCTGCATCTCGACCACCTGGACTACGAAGCCGTAGATCGCACGCTCGGCGCCATCATCAAAGACGCGGACGACCTAGAACGCTTTCGCAAGCAGTCGATTGAAGAGATTCTGGCGAAGATATAA
- a CDS encoding molybdopterin-dependent oxidoreductase has protein sequence MTTATPSAAFGASIKRREDPRLITGRGTYVDDIKLVGMLHMALVRSPYAHANITGIDTTAASAADGVVAVLTGEDIGEEIGLPCGWVVPDTIEVPHPPLAIGKVRCVGDAVVAVIADSASAAADAAELVEVGYDVLPAAVNAELATKDGAAQVHDSAPNNVGFEWEVGGGDMEAAGASAEVRVSERIVNQRLIPNSMEGRAVVADYNPGTNQVTVWTSSQIPHLVRLLLALVTGHPEHQIRVVAPDVGGGFGCKLYLYAEEVIAFVAAKQIGRPIKWIEERQENYLATTHGRDHIGDWEIMGNRDGTITGIQGTIYANMGAYLSTFAPAIPTYLFGLMLVGPYKIENVHCKVIGVFTNTTPVDAYRGAGRPEATYVVERMLDRFAAEIGMDPAEVRRKNLIEPFEDGYEVATGVSYDSGDYENALDLALSMIGYDDFRKEQAEAREQGRYIGVGLSTYVEICGMAPSAVAYSLGARAGVWESSLVRVHPTGKVTVYSGSSGHGQGHETTFAQLAASELGVPVEDVEVVESDTAQVQQGTGTFGSRSAVVGGTAIHMSVEKIKDKAKQIAAHMLEASPEDIVYEDGQLFVQGAPAEAKSFQEVALAAYWYDGLPEGVEPGLEATSIYDPENFTWPFGTHICTVEVDADTGDVSVLRYVAVDDVGNVINPMIVEGMVHGGVAQGIGQALWEEGVYDDDGQLITGSMLDYAVPQAASLPAFETARTVTPSPTNPLGVKGAGETGTIAASPAVINAVVDALSHLGVKHLDMPAKAEKVWRIMQDA, from the coding sequence ATGACTACCGCTACTCCATCCGCCGCCTTTGGCGCCAGCATCAAGCGACGCGAGGACCCACGCCTGATTACTGGCAGAGGCACTTATGTAGATGACATCAAGCTCGTGGGAATGCTGCACATGGCGCTCGTTCGCAGTCCGTATGCCCACGCCAACATTACCGGCATAGACACGACAGCAGCAAGCGCCGCTGACGGCGTGGTCGCGGTCCTCACCGGCGAAGACATCGGCGAGGAAATCGGGTTGCCGTGCGGCTGGGTCGTGCCGGATACCATCGAAGTGCCACATCCGCCGCTGGCAATCGGCAAGGTGCGCTGCGTTGGCGATGCCGTTGTCGCCGTCATAGCAGATAGCGCGTCCGCAGCAGCCGATGCCGCCGAACTGGTCGAAGTCGGCTACGATGTGCTGCCGGCAGCCGTCAACGCCGAGCTCGCCACGAAGGACGGCGCGGCGCAGGTGCACGATTCCGCGCCGAATAACGTCGGCTTCGAGTGGGAAGTCGGCGGCGGCGATATGGAAGCCGCCGGCGCATCCGCAGAGGTACGAGTTTCTGAGCGAATCGTCAATCAGCGCCTCATCCCTAACTCCATGGAGGGCAGGGCTGTCGTCGCGGACTATAACCCCGGCACAAATCAGGTTACGGTTTGGACCTCGTCGCAGATTCCGCATCTGGTTCGCCTGCTGCTCGCGCTAGTTACCGGGCATCCTGAGCATCAGATTCGCGTGGTTGCGCCCGATGTCGGCGGCGGCTTTGGCTGCAAACTTTACCTGTACGCCGAAGAGGTTATCGCGTTTGTCGCGGCGAAGCAGATTGGCCGCCCGATCAAGTGGATTGAAGAGCGGCAGGAAAACTACCTCGCCACTACGCACGGCCGCGACCACATCGGCGACTGGGAGATAATGGGCAACCGCGACGGCACCATTACAGGTATTCAGGGCACGATATACGCTAATATGGGCGCATACCTGTCCACCTTCGCGCCTGCCATTCCGACATACCTGTTCGGGCTGATGCTGGTCGGCCCATACAAGATTGAAAATGTGCACTGTAAGGTCATCGGCGTGTTCACGAACACAACGCCTGTTGATGCCTATCGCGGCGCGGGCAGGCCGGAAGCGACCTATGTCGTTGAGCGCATGCTCGACAGGTTCGCAGCCGAGATTGGAATGGATCCGGCAGAAGTGCGCCGAAAGAATCTCATCGAGCCGTTCGAGGACGGTTACGAAGTGGCGACCGGTGTCAGCTACGACAGCGGCGACTACGAGAACGCGCTCGACCTCGCACTCTCGATGATCGGCTACGACGACTTTCGCAAGGAACAGGCGGAAGCGCGAGAGCAGGGCAGGTACATTGGCGTCGGCTTGTCCACCTATGTCGAAATTTGCGGTATGGCGCCGTCTGCGGTCGCATACTCGCTCGGCGCGCGCGCAGGCGTCTGGGAAAGTTCGCTCGTCCGCGTGCATCCCACCGGCAAGGTAACCGTGTACAGCGGCTCGTCCGGACACGGGCAAGGACACGAGACGACATTCGCCCAATTGGCGGCGTCCGAGCTGGGTGTGCCGGTCGAGGATGTCGAAGTCGTGGAGAGCGACACAGCGCAGGTGCAGCAGGGCACCGGCACATTCGGCAGCCGCAGCGCGGTCGTGGGCGGCACTGCCATCCACATGAGCGTCGAGAAAATCAAGGACAAGGCGAAGCAGATTGCGGCGCACATGCTCGAAGCATCGCCGGAAGACATCGTGTACGAGGACGGTCAACTCTTCGTTCAAGGCGCGCCTGCAGAGGCGAAGTCGTTCCAAGAGGTCGCGCTCGCCGCGTACTGGTACGACGGTCTGCCCGAAGGCGTCGAACCGGGTTTGGAAGCGACCAGCATCTATGACCCGGAAAACTTCACCTGGCCCTTTGGCACGCACATCTGCACCGTCGAAGTTGACGCGGACACGGGCGATGTATCTGTGCTGCGATACGTCGCGGTTGACGATGTGGGCAATGTCATCAACCCGATGATTGTCGAGGGCATGGTGCACGGCGGCGTGGCGCAGGGCATCGGACAGGCGCTCTGGGAAGAAGGCGTGTACGACGACGACGGTCAGCTTATCACGGGCAGCATGCTCGACTACGCAGTGCCGCAAGCCGCAAGCCTGCCAGCGTTCGAGACCGCCCGCACGGTAACGCCGTCGCCAACCAACCCGCTCGGAGTTAAGGGCGCAGGCGAGACCGGCACAATCGCCGCATCGCCCGCTGTCATCAACGCTGTCGTGGACGCGCTGTCGCATCTCGGCGTCAAGCACCTGGACATGCCCGCTAAGGCAGAAAAGGTCTGGCGCATAATGCAAGACGCGTAA
- a CDS encoding tyrosine recombinase XerC gives MDMDDNRWQTLIADFETHLRAEKDLAGLTIRNYKADLQPLHEFMCARGIDEMHELDRITLRGYLAWLTELGYVRHSVSRKLSTLRTFLKWLSRKGIIEGDPLPKRGMMRVPKRLPRFLSQEQADRLMDTPDTAKPTGLRDQALLEVIYGAGLRVSEASNLRVTDLNLSTREIRVRGKGSKERVVLIGQTAKNALSLYLRDGRPKLAGKGSDFTLFLNRFGGRLSQRSIQEKVRRYSMKAALPEGVHTHTLRHSYATHLLEGGADLRVVQELMGHATPATTQIYTHVTNAQAKQVYMAAHPRSRRDGKEE, from the coding sequence ATGGATATGGACGACAATAGATGGCAAACACTCATCGCGGACTTCGAGACGCACCTGCGAGCAGAAAAAGACTTGGCGGGCTTGACTATCCGCAACTATAAGGCGGACTTGCAGCCGCTGCACGAGTTCATGTGCGCGAGGGGCATCGACGAAATGCACGAGCTCGACCGAATCACACTGCGCGGCTATCTTGCGTGGCTTACCGAATTAGGCTATGTCCGGCATAGCGTATCGCGCAAGCTCAGCACGCTGCGCACATTCTTGAAGTGGCTGTCGCGCAAAGGCATCATTGAAGGCGACCCGCTGCCCAAGCGCGGCATGATGCGTGTGCCAAAGCGGCTGCCCCGCTTCCTGTCCCAGGAACAGGCAGACAGGCTGATGGACACGCCGGACACCGCCAAGCCGACCGGTCTGCGCGACCAAGCGCTGCTCGAAGTAATCTACGGTGCGGGGTTGCGCGTCAGCGAGGCGAGCAACCTGCGCGTAACCGACCTCAACCTGTCCACGCGCGAGATTCGCGTGCGCGGCAAGGGTTCCAAAGAGCGCGTGGTGCTTATAGGGCAGACCGCGAAGAACGCGCTGTCGCTATATCTGCGAGACGGCCGTCCCAAACTAGCAGGCAAAGGCAGCGACTTCACTCTGTTCCTAAACCGATTCGGTGGCAGACTAAGCCAGCGCAGCATCCAAGAAAAGGTGCGGCGATACAGCATGAAGGCGGCGCTGCCGGAAGGCGTGCATACGCACACGCTGCGCCATTCCTACGCCACGCACCTCCTGGAAGGCGGCGCAGACCTGCGCGTAGTCCAAGAGCTAATGGGTCACGCTACCCCCGCCACCACGCAAATCTATACCCATGTAACCAATGCCCAGGCGAAGCAGGTGTACATGGCGGCGCATCCAAGATCTAGGCGGGATGGGAAAGAGGAATAG
- a CDS encoding efflux RND transporter periplasmic adaptor subunit: MVNRAQLGGGRLRRRLLIILACVAIVAVVGYGALSRFTGLPPFGAADGEAGLAENERLIPARDGTLQTQISINGSITFTNTEDLVFGAIGFVDEILVNEGEVVTAGQPLARLDTESTADLGLAIAQARMEHADALLALEDAKQPKTQIADAEKAIVDAALALHDEQEALHELLNPKRELIAQAESEIADAELQAQTAQETLDELLTPKPEVIAAAEDAVAQARVVLRDAELALDGDLADAMNALEIAERDLAVAEQNAMALSDNALTTAQNTYDERLHDYANVIYKWTGITATDEDLDMTPQDFFASVAFDPEQVFTRDYDYLFPNARLEDNPDTRWNELKIFGWMALYPTSNQIQTRCDHYTYGPIRQSDTASTNGDFCVERDMRNAHDSLAAARNDLEERQAQHNASVSSAQSALTQAEQARDEAQEALDRLTDGNIEATQLQTHYDKALADYNAAQEHLDELNNPDSVEVERARKQVELEQANRDAAEDALDTLYSPDAQEVAALRGNVEHAQVKLDDANTALQELMDRRELDVELRVGEVAAAQARISAATRRFEDTTLKAPWDGYIASIPVEAGQDIERYEVIMTVINSGIVNIEGAVDEIDVLSLQREASAIVTIDALPDQEFEGVIADISSTATNEQGVVTFDVIIRVDVPEGVVLQEGLSAVAQVGTSEVSGIVIPLQAVQYGEDGAYVRVEDSDGAIVERTVRLGESDGFYTIVNNGLSAGERIVMQALDERDLEDGEFRPRRFGGGGGGPRPRRP, from the coding sequence ATGGTCAATCGGGCACAGTTGGGCGGCGGACGCTTGCGGCGAAGGTTGCTGATTATTCTTGCTTGCGTCGCCATCGTCGCGGTCGTGGGCTACGGCGCGCTGAGCCGGTTCACGGGATTGCCACCGTTCGGCGCCGCAGACGGCGAGGCGGGGTTGGCGGAGAACGAACGGCTGATACCTGCGCGCGATGGAACCTTGCAGACGCAAATCTCCATCAACGGAAGCATCACATTCACCAACACGGAAGATTTGGTCTTTGGCGCTATCGGCTTCGTGGACGAAATCCTAGTCAACGAAGGCGAAGTGGTAACCGCTGGACAGCCGCTCGCACGCCTAGACACCGAGAGCACGGCAGACCTGGGACTCGCAATCGCCCAAGCGCGTATGGAGCACGCTGACGCGCTGCTGGCGCTTGAAGACGCGAAGCAGCCCAAGACGCAAATTGCCGATGCGGAGAAGGCTATAGTTGACGCCGCGCTCGCGCTGCACGACGAGCAAGAAGCCCTACACGAGCTCCTCAACCCCAAGCGGGAACTCATAGCGCAGGCGGAATCGGAAATCGCGGACGCCGAACTGCAAGCGCAGACTGCGCAAGAGACGCTAGATGAACTGCTGACGCCCAAGCCCGAAGTCATCGCCGCGGCAGAAGATGCCGTTGCGCAGGCTAGGGTCGTACTGCGAGACGCGGAACTCGCGCTTGACGGCGACCTCGCCGATGCGATGAACGCGCTTGAGATTGCCGAGCGCGACCTTGCCGTAGCGGAGCAGAACGCGATGGCGCTCAGCGACAACGCCCTGACCACCGCGCAGAACACATACGACGAACGGCTGCACGACTACGCCAATGTAATATACAAGTGGACGGGTATAACCGCCACCGATGAGGACTTGGACATGACGCCGCAGGACTTCTTCGCGTCCGTAGCGTTCGACCCGGAGCAGGTGTTCACGCGCGACTACGACTACTTGTTTCCCAACGCGCGGCTCGAAGACAACCCGGACACGCGCTGGAACGAGTTGAAGATATTCGGCTGGATGGCGCTCTACCCCACCAGCAACCAGATTCAGACGCGCTGCGACCATTACACATACGGACCCATCCGTCAGTCCGACACTGCCAGCACGAATGGCGATTTCTGCGTTGAGCGCGATATGCGCAACGCACACGACAGCCTCGCCGCCGCGCGCAACGACCTCGAAGAGCGACAGGCGCAGCACAACGCAAGCGTGTCGTCGGCGCAGTCCGCACTGACACAGGCAGAACAGGCGCGAGACGAAGCACAAGAGGCGCTGGACAGGCTGACTGACGGCAATATTGAAGCGACTCAATTGCAGACGCACTACGACAAGGCGCTGGCAGACTACAACGCGGCGCAAGAGCATTTGGACGAATTGAACAACCCCGACTCTGTCGAAGTGGAGCGCGCGCGCAAGCAGGTCGAACTTGAGCAAGCGAACCGCGACGCTGCCGAAGACGCGCTCGACACGCTGTACAGTCCGGACGCACAAGAGGTCGCGGCGCTGCGCGGCAATGTGGAACACGCGCAAGTCAAGCTCGATGACGCCAATACCGCATTGCAGGAACTGATGGACCGGCGCGAGTTGGACGTCGAACTGCGCGTGGGCGAAGTGGCAGCGGCGCAAGCGCGCATCAGCGCGGCGACGCGGCGCTTCGAAGACACCACGTTAAAAGCACCATGGGACGGTTACATCGCGTCCATCCCCGTCGAGGCAGGACAGGACATTGAACGGTACGAAGTGATAATGACCGTCATCAACTCAGGCATCGTGAACATAGAAGGCGCGGTGGACGAGATTGATGTGCTGTCGTTGCAGCGCGAGGCGTCGGCAATCGTTACCATAGACGCCTTGCCCGACCAAGAATTCGAGGGCGTCATCGCGGACATAAGCTCAACCGCGACGAACGAACAGGGCGTCGTAACCTTCGATGTCATCATACGCGTGGATGTGCCGGAAGGCGTGGTGCTGCAAGAAGGGCTGAGCGCGGTTGCACAAGTCGGCACATCGGAAGTCAGCGGCATCGTGATACCGCTGCAAGCGGTGCAGTACGGTGAAGACGGCGCTTACGTGCGCGTGGAAGACTCGGACGGCGCAATCGTTGAGCGCACGGTGAGGTTGGGCGAGAGCGACGGCTTCTACACCATAGTGAACAACGGTCTGTCCGCAGGCGAGCGCATTGTGATGCAGGCGCTTGACGAAAGAGATCTCGAAGATGGCGAATTCAGGCCACGAAGATTTGGCGGCGGAGGCGGAGGTCCACGCCCTCGTAGGCCATAA
- a CDS encoding ABC transporter ATP-binding protein — protein sequence MIEVVDVQKIYTMGTVEVPALAGVSLSIARGEMVAIMGASGSGKSTLMNILGCLDVPTAGEYILDGEYIGATSDGRLAEIRNSKIGFVFQTYNLLPRLSALSNVELALMYGRRPHRRTSAIDALERVGLGDRIRHKPTELSGGQQQRVGIARAIVKSPALLLADEPTGNLDSRSGDEIMDILGGLHAEGITVIIVTHEPEIAERANRVITMRDGIIMSDTSVNGQHSSSSSGQAMR from the coding sequence ATGATAGAAGTTGTCGACGTGCAGAAGATATACACGATGGGCACTGTGGAAGTGCCTGCGCTGGCGGGCGTCAGCCTGTCCATTGCACGCGGCGAGATGGTCGCCATTATGGGCGCGAGCGGCTCCGGCAAGTCCACACTGATGAACATTCTAGGCTGCCTTGATGTGCCTACCGCCGGCGAGTACATCCTTGACGGCGAGTACATCGGCGCGACATCGGACGGACGCCTCGCCGAGATTCGAAACAGTAAAATCGGCTTCGTGTTCCAGACATACAACCTATTGCCAAGACTAAGCGCACTCAGCAATGTGGAATTGGCGCTAATGTACGGCAGGCGACCGCATAGACGCACGTCCGCAATCGACGCGTTGGAGCGCGTTGGCCTGGGCGACCGCATCCGGCACAAGCCTACTGAACTTTCTGGCGGTCAGCAGCAGCGCGTTGGCATAGCGCGGGCTATCGTGAAATCACCGGCGCTCCTGCTTGCCGACGAGCCGACCGGCAACCTCGACTCGCGCTCCGGCGACGAGATTATGGACATACTTGGCGGGCTGCACGCGGAGGGGATTACTGTGATAATCGTTACGCATGAGCCGGAAATAGCCGAGCGCGCCAACCGCGTCATCACGATGCGCGACGGAATAATAATGTCCGATACGAGCGTGAATGGGCAGCATAGCAGTTCGTCAAGCGGACAGGCGATGCGATGA